The genomic segment TCGCGTTCACGTCGGTAGTGCTTGCAGGCGTGGTTGAGGAGACGACGTTCCGCGGGATCCTGCTCACCCGGCTCCTGCCACGCGGACCGTGGACGGCGGTGCTGCTCTCCTCCGCCCTCTTCGGGTTGCTGCACGTTGCCAACCTGTTCCTCGGCTCGCCCTGGCAGACCGTTCTGCTCCAAGTGACGTTCGCGGCGATGGCGGGCACCGGCTACGCCGCCATGCGTATGCGCACCGGCTCACTCTGGCCGCCCGTCGTGCTGCACGCGCTGTTCGATCTCACCTTCCGAGTCACGGCGTTGGAAGCGGGCACCCCCTTCCACAGCGCCATCCAGATGCTGCACGGAGTGGGCTGGCTTATCTACGCCTTGATCGCATTGCGGCGTGCCGCACTTGTGGAAGAGCAGTGCAACACCTCGCTCAGCCGTTCAAAAGCGTCGACGTGACAGGCCGTCAGTGCGATCCGCAGCCGAGCACTGCCCGATGGACGTATATCGCGTGCGGCTCCCAGCAGGCGCAGTTGTCGTCCCTGAACGGGCGGTCCTACCGAGCGAAGTGCATCCCGCGCGCGCTGAGTTCCTCCGCGAGGATCCGAACCGCCTTCGGGCCGACACCGTGAATGTTCAGTACGTCGGATGTGGTGAGCGATGTGAGTTGCTGGAATCGAGTGATTCCGTGGACGGCGAGCTCGCGACGCGCGACCTTGCCGAGAGTGACCGGGAACTCAGAGTCAGATTCCACGCCGACACACTACCCGCGGCCCAGGTTCGCATCGATCCTCAAACGAGCGGCCCCGCGATCCAGCACGCCACTCGGGCGTTCAGCCCTCGCCGCGTGGGTGAATGCGAGCCGTTCCCCAATTCGCCGGGTGGGTCGGCACAGAGGAGCGCGACAGGACTCCTCGACCGCGAGCCGATCCAGCGCTATCGTGACGCCGAGGCGAAGCATCGGGGCTACGCCGAACTGGGGGGCTGTCATGGTCGAGATTCTGGACAACTCTGCCTCAAGCGCAACCGAAGCGAGTCGCCGTGGTTTGGCAGAAGCGGTAGCGGAGGCCGCGGAGTGGAGGCTGTTCGACTCGCAATTGTCCGTATCGGCCGCTCTCGAAGCGGGGTTCAATGTAGGACAGATCTCGGCTGGTTATCAGGCGCGAGTGATCGTCCGCGAACTCAGTAAGAGCGTCGAGAAGGACGTGGCCAACGGCGTTGAGAGGTGGGGGACCGCGATTCGCTTAGTTATCGTCGCGGAGAGCAAGTCTTTCGATGGCCAACTGTCAGTGCCCATGGTCACCGCGAAGGCTGAGCTGAGTCAACTGTCCGCGCGGTGCGAACTCTTGCTCCGAGGCGTCGATGAGAACGACAACAAGCCTTTCGAGCTGATCCCAGACTTGAACACGCTCAGCGTCGAAACTCTCCCGAAGTATTCGGAGGCGATG from the Microbacterium atlanticum genome contains:
- a CDS encoding CPBP family intramembrane glutamic endopeptidase — its product is MPSEIKTLGPTRRHSVRDGLLARPVLLWALFLVAITAIGILAKWLTPTLRPRPGGVGPVQVALQLGMLLMILPFAVRVGWDALGLRRLPASRDRLVLMFPTLTVVVGFFAGFRHVEVSTLTLAFTSVVLAGVVEETTFRGILLTRLLPRGPWTAVLLSSALFGLLHVANLFLGSPWQTVLLQVTFAAMAGTGYAAMRMRTGSLWPPVVLHALFDLTFRVTALEAGTPFHSAIQMLHGVGWLIYALIALRRAALVEEQCNTSLSRSKAST